In the genome of Cryptomeria japonica chromosome 8, Sugi_1.0, whole genome shotgun sequence, one region contains:
- the LOC131053215 gene encoding uncharacterized protein LOC131053215 — MSFGGRSIILVGDLGQLPPVSDKPPYDSNVRAKLLWQEFKIVVTLDKVFRQDGETEDQQRFHQLLTNIRDAHPTIDWKLLMTRIDASLHPTIKEEFDNNIHLFATNDNVHNHNRKKLYALRRPIARSIASKEGSTNPAGGQNDELDVELLISKDARVMLTSNLWIEAGLVNGALGYIRNIIYKPGCTPPNPPTYVMVEFDNYFGLPFEDASPNLIPISPIQRGRTRQLPLRLAWALTIHKSQGLTLSKATIDIGPRERAGLTFVAISRVKALDGIRISPPFSYDRYEKMKTGKQLAKRKAEEERLKSLET; from the coding sequence atgAGTTTTGGTGGAAGATCAATCATTTTGGTAGGAGATTTGGGACAACTACCTCCTGTTAGTGACAAACCACCTTATGATAGTAATGTGCGTGCAAAATTATTATGGCAAGAGTTTAAGATAGTTGTTACTTTGGATAAGGTGTTTAGACAAGATGGAGAAACTGAAGACCAACAAAGGTTTCACCAATTACTCACAAATATTAGAGATGCACATCCAACTATAGATTGGAAATTATTGATGACAAGAATAGATGCTTCATTACATCCAACAATTAAGGAGGAGTTTGATAATAATATTCATCTATTTGCAACAAATGACAATGTGCATAACCATAATAGAAAAAAGTTATATGCATTGAGAAGACCAATAGCCCGAAGCATTGCAAGTAAAGAAGGTAGTACTAATCCAGCAGGAGGTCAAAATGATGAGTTAGATGTTGAATTATTAATTTCTAAGGATGCAAGGGTCATGTTAACATCTAATTTATGGATAGAAGCGGGTCTTGTGAATGGAGCTTTAGGATACATCCGAAATATCATATACAAACCTGGATGCACCCCACCAAATCCACCAACATATGTTAtggttgaatttgacaattattttggACTTCCTTTTGAAGATGCATCTCCTAATTTGATTCCTATTTCACCAATACAAAGGGGCCGTACACGTCAATTGCCACTACGATTGGCTTGGGCACTAACAATCCATAAATCACAAGGATTGACTCTTTCAAAGGCAACAATTGACATAGGACCAAGAGAAAGGGCAGGATTAACATTTGTTGCTATATCACGTGTTAAGGCCTTGGATGGAATTAGAATCTCACCACCATTTTCATATGATCGTTATGAAAAAATGAAGACAGGAAAGCAACTTGCCAAAAGGAAAGCAGAGGAAGAAAGACTCAAATCTTTGGAAACATAA
- the LOC131053226 gene encoding uncharacterized protein LOC131053226 codes for MPPRPRTSFENEEQRKEHRREYARNYMRQQREQMANAEREEVRIHSTEEQQREKKREYAQNYMSQRREQMIDLQRQEERNHRNQNDRQRSAKRRAEMTVTEIEEEMRQHADKMMKHRAQTSQDDGYILRRRIQRAMHSNQLNEMERQQIQVRNREAVEVSSEGMNSLTIDRVLQTPNDRVQNVMNVDFQNHMENNSSQQELTTTLRRQRQLQRTQNRRDQGVVNNDGNIEIDLKTLQMIFRHGLDQLSTPSMCYICQESYPAMKVVRVLEGPICNQCRQEKNEHRFSASNNMDPGPQPLELANLTQIEEMLIARVNPILQVTHATRGQCKYKGHTISFPQEVREIAKILPHQIKDLPIIIVRKKDQRGTNYNFTVNK; via the coding sequence ATGCCTCCTCGTCCAAGGACAAGTTTTGAAAATGAAGAGCAACGAAAAGAGCATCGAAGAGAATATGCTCGAAATTATATGAGACAACAACGTGAACAAATGGCTAATGCAGAAAGAGAGGAAGTAAGAATTCATTCAACTGAAGAGCaacaaagagaaaaaaagagagaatatgctcaaaattaTATGAGTCAACGACGTGAACAAATGATTGAtctacaaagacaagaagaaaggaatcaTCGAAACCAAAATGATAGACAAAGAAGTGCTAAACGTAGGGCAGAAATGACAGTGACAGAGATTGAAGAGGAAATGAGACAACATGCAGATAAAATGATGAAACATCGTGCACAAACATCTCAAGATGATGGATATATATTAAGAAGAAGAATACAAAGagctatgcattctaatcaattgAATGAGATGGAAAGACAACAAATACAAGTGCGTAATCGTGAAGCAGTTGAGGTTAGTTCCGAAGGGATGAATTCTTTGACAATTGATCGTGTGCTACAAACACCAAATGATAGAGTTCAAAATGTAATGAATGTTGATtttcaaaatcatatggaaaataaTAGTTCACAACAAGAATTAACAACTACTCTAAGAAGACAAAGACAATTGCAAAGAACACAAAATAGAAGAGATCAAGGAGTAGTTAATAAtgatggaaatattgagattgatttgaagactttACAAATGATATTTCGACATGGACTCgatcaactttctacaccaagTATGTGCTACATTTGTCAAGAGAGTTATCCTGCAATGAAGGTTGTGCGGGTACTTGAGGGCCCTATTTGCAATCAATGTCGACAAGAGAAAAATGAACATCGATTTTCAGCATCAAACAATATGGATCCTGGTCCACAACCATTAGAACTTGCAAATTTAACACAAATAGAAGAAATGTTGATAGCACGTGTCAACCCAATTCTTCAAGTAACACATGCAACTAGGGGTCAATGCAAATATAAAGGACATACCATAAGTTTTCCGCAAGAAGTGAGAGAAATAGCTAAAATTTTACCACATCAGATAAAAGATTTGCCAATCATCATTGTTCGAAAAAAAGATCAACGTGGAACAAATTATAATTTTACAGTTAATAAATAG